The following proteins are encoded in a genomic region of Xenopus laevis strain J_2021 chromosome 3L, Xenopus_laevis_v10.1, whole genome shotgun sequence:
- the tmem56.2.L gene encoding TLC domain-containing protein 4-A isoform X1: MDDVLISYCVVTGSFLGFQLLFSAISPRLFTKYSSTYRQLSFGKQCEWDSRFVSTNHALIVGSACLYILAYDDAVNADPIWGDPFWVKMNVAITCGYLVQDLLLLARFWKVMRDPYMVCHHLAVFYSYGYVLNRGVLPYFANFRLISELSTPFVNQRWFFDVIGKPRSSWPVLLNGLAMALVFFIVRIAVIPSYYSQVFATFGTEGYIRLGIGPQVAWIVSCVVLDILNVFWMYKIARGFYKVVKAKPDGKPRRNHAD, translated from the exons ATGGACGATGTACTCATCAGTTACTGTGTCGTTACCGGCAGCTTCCTGGGCTTCCAACTCCTCTTCTCAGCAATTAGCCCCCGACTCTTTACTAAATACTCCAGCACCTACAGACAGCTCAGCTTTGGCAAGCAGTGTGAGTGGGACTCAAG GTTTGTTTCCACAAACCATGCGCTAATCGTTGGGTCTGCATGTTTGTATATTCTGGCCTATGATGATGCTGTGAATGCTGACCCCATATG GGGTGATCCGTTTTGGGTGAAAATGAACGTTGCCATCACTTGCGGCTATCTCGTGCAAG ATCTACTGCTCCTGGCGCGCTTCTGGAAAGTGATGAGGGACCCGTATATGGTGTGCCACCACCTGGCCGTCTTTTACTCCTATGGATACGTGCTG AATCGCGGCGTGCTGCCATATTTTGCCAACTTCAGGCTGATTTCAGAACTTTCCACACCCTTCGTTAATCAGAG GTGGTTCTTTGATGTGATTGGGAAGCCACGCTCCTCCTGGCCAGTCCTGTTAAATGGATTAGCCATGGCTCTAGTCTTTTTCATAGTTCGCATCGCAGTGATCCCCAGCTACTACTCTCAGGTGTTTGCCACTTTTGGCACGGAAGGCTACATCAGACTGGGCATTGGCCCGCAGGTGGCGTGGATTGTGTCCTGTGTGGTGCTAGACATTCTCAATGTATTCTGGATGTACAAGATAGCTCGTGGGTTTTACAAGGTTGTGAAAGCCAAGCCTGATGGGAAACCAAGGAGGAACCACGCAGACTGA